The following proteins are encoded in a genomic region of Sphingopyxis sp. YF1:
- a CDS encoding pyridoxal phosphate-dependent aminotransferase, with protein MKWPAQRLATGSKKSFGMYDEAAKLDAEGVDLIHLEFGRPHADTPLHIKEAAKAALDAGIVHYGDFRGTLSFREALARKLRDFNRLDYGADEILVTNGLTHASFAAFMAAIDPGDEVILLDPYYPQHIGKTEIAGGKVVIAELDKADNFAISKARIAAKITDKTRMIVLINPANPTGRVYSRAELQEVADLAIKHDLLVLSDEVYEYITYGGAEHISIASLPGMRERTITCFAFTKAYSMDGWRIGYLTADAALMPAILRIAMTDVTHVNVFVQEGARAAVEGPQDAMHALVEADRRKRDIVVQALNQMPGVTCAEPEGTIYAFPDISGTGKSSTDLAMAILKEAHVVVESGSFYGPSGEGYLRVCFGSESEARVTEAMERLGRFFNSL; from the coding sequence ATGAAGTGGCCGGCACAACGTCTCGCGACGGGATCGAAGAAAAGTTTTGGCATGTACGACGAGGCGGCGAAGCTCGACGCCGAGGGCGTCGACCTGATCCATCTCGAGTTCGGCCGGCCGCATGCGGACACCCCGCTGCACATCAAGGAGGCCGCGAAGGCGGCGCTCGACGCGGGTATCGTCCACTATGGCGATTTTCGCGGCACGCTGTCGTTCCGCGAGGCGCTGGCGCGCAAGCTGCGCGACTTCAACCGCCTCGACTACGGGGCCGACGAGATCCTCGTCACCAACGGGCTGACCCACGCCTCCTTCGCGGCCTTCATGGCGGCGATCGATCCGGGCGACGAGGTCATCCTGCTCGATCCCTATTATCCGCAGCACATCGGCAAGACCGAGATCGCGGGGGGCAAGGTGGTGATCGCCGAGCTCGACAAGGCCGACAATTTTGCGATCTCGAAAGCGCGGATCGCGGCGAAGATCACCGACAAGACGCGGATGATCGTGCTGATCAACCCCGCCAACCCGACCGGCCGCGTCTATTCGCGCGCCGAGTTGCAGGAGGTCGCGGACCTCGCGATCAAGCACGATCTGCTCGTGCTGTCGGACGAGGTGTATGAATATATCACCTATGGCGGCGCCGAGCATATCAGCATCGCCAGCCTGCCCGGGATGCGCGAGCGCACGATCACCTGCTTCGCCTTCACCAAGGCCTATTCGATGGACGGCTGGCGGATCGGCTATCTGACCGCCGATGCGGCGCTGATGCCCGCGATCCTGCGCATCGCGATGACCGACGTGACGCACGTCAACGTCTTTGTCCAGGAAGGCGCGCGCGCCGCGGTCGAGGGGCCGCAGGACGCGATGCACGCACTGGTCGAGGCCGACCGGCGCAAGCGCGACATCGTCGTGCAGGCGCTCAACCAGATGCCCGGCGTCACCTGCGCCGAGCCCGAGGGCACCATCTATGCCTTTCCCGACATCAGCGGAACGGGCAAGAGCTCGACCGACCTCGCGATGGCGATCCTCAAGGAAGCGCATGTCGTCGTCGAATCGGGCAGCTTCTATGGCCCGAGCGGCGAAGGTTATCTGCGCGTCTGCTTCGGATCCGAATCGGAAGCGCGCGTGACCGAGGCGATGGAGCGGCTCGGCCGCTTCTTCAACAGCCTCTGA